The sequence below is a genomic window from Lycium ferocissimum isolate CSIRO_LF1 chromosome 9, AGI_CSIRO_Lferr_CH_V1, whole genome shotgun sequence.
CAATTTTCCTTCCTGGTaatgaaaaggggaaaataCAGTTTGcacttaaaaaagaaaatatgcaaGTGACAAAATCATTAGAATTGCTTTACAATTACTACTAGCCTAAATGCCTAATAGGGCTTGCCTTCAAAGTCTTTAAGAGGGTCCTTTGACTTGAGAGTCCTCTGACATAAGACTCTGTTTTAAAATCAGCGTTTTATCCAGAGTTacctagagcccgtttggatgggcttaaaaaaagtgaCTTTTATGTATAAAGTGCTTTTAGAActtttaagtgctgaaagttatttttataaataagttatttttataaataagcagttgaGTGtttgagagagaaagagagtgagTGGGGGAGTGAAGAAAGAGCCCGTTTTGGAGGCTGGTTGTTGTAGAAGATGATGAACAGAGATGGTGGAGGCTGCGTTGTAGAAGAAATGAGGAACAGATGTGAATTTTAGGGCTTTAGCTGAGAGGGTACTTTgggaattaaaataaaatataagggATATAAAAGTAATTTTCATGGTCAACGAAAATGGCTTTAagccatccaaaaaaaaaaaaaaaggttaggattcccaacttttcatttttgggTGACTTTAAGCACTTTTTGGCTTAAATTTAGCATTTTAAGTAGATAGCCAAACACTACAATAAGCTAAAAAgggcttataagttggtttgaccaacttataagcccatccaaacgggctcctagttgtttaatttaaaaaaattgcccTAAGGTAATCCTTTATCTGCTACttcatttgattttattttatggCATAGTTTAACGATCAATAAAGTAGGAATGAAGACGATAGAGATTAGAGTTGGAATCCTAATAGAAGTAAAAAAGTTAAAGTAATTTCTTTTCATCTGTGTAAGCTTTGGTGGGCAAGAGTTATCATGTACTTTTACTGATGGGAGGATGCAGGTGTTGGAATAGCCGAGGGACGTGCAAGTCAGTCCTGCATCACCATTACCCAAAAAAGGGTTGTTCATTCAGGTAAAAATTAAAtagaggcaaaaaaaaaaaaaaactacaggCAGCTTCTAGTAGATCAACATTTGTCCAAATTTACGTAGCATGTCCCATGAGTTCAGACTTGGATGAGTGCCCTGTAAGAATGGATCGAACTGAttcattgtcaaaaaaaaaaaaaaaaaaaaaaaaaaaaaaaaagaatggatCGAACTGATTAAACCCCATTCATACAAAAATTGGCTGACATGCAACCAAATGGGTTGATTCTTACCTCTATATTTTGAACAAATAGTTTCTCAATTCTTTTActaaaacatagaagaaaagaGTTAAataaattgggtcatgacatgtACTTTTACTACTTGTACGGCCTAGGAGGTGTGCATGCTTTGGTTAATACCGAATTACCATATGGAAACCAAAATTTTTTGCACTTCGGTCTCCGTATTACGGTATTTGATACGGTATGtggtatgcatttttaaaaagtagatattcaatatttatagaaaaatatcGAAATACAAAATACTTAATTACATATGAAATCCATAcgttatattattatataaaaataatttagttaATTTAAATATAAACTTATTAAAAGACCTAAAATATTCAGACTAAAAGCTCTTCCATTACTACTAAGTATAAACTAAATACTCAAGCATGTGTGTCGTTTTCAACCAACACTACATAATTTTGATTCACTTCAAGCACGAAAGAGTTCCCTCGATTGTCGAAGTCATAATTCTTCATTGTATGTAATTGAAATCGAACAAACTGTGGGTTACCAACTTATTGTATCGCACAAAGCCGAACTTAAATATCGAACCAAACTGAACTAATTCAGTATGGTAATGGTAGATCCttaaaaatcgaaaatttaaattaccaaaacaaaattttaaaaaatgtaccGTACCAGAAACACCCCTAGTTCGTTCTATCTTTTGACTTACCTAACTttaaattactattttaaatctaaatatatgaaaaatagaaTACTGTTCATTTATCTTTTTCCAAAAAACATGTTGCTCATTAATCTTTTGACTCTAGCTTTACCATTATTAAAAGTCTTGGATAGTTGATGGTCCTTCAACAGAAATATTCTGTTAAAAGTTGCATAGTTTTTAGATAATCTTGCTTATATTATATGTCTAAGTTCATACAGATGATGAAGTTATAATATATGTCTAAGTTCATACAGATGATGAAGTTATAAGTCTTGGGTTATTGTAATTTGACTAGATCATTCTGACAACTATTAAGTCACCATTAGGAATCAATGAATCCCCTAATGTTTAGTAGGCAATCCAGTAACTTAACTAAAAATGGTATTTAGTTAACAGTAATTTAATTTCTTACCTAGGCTATATCATCTtatcaagtcttttttttttttttttttttttttttttttaagtaagaGTTACATAATCTCAATGCCCCGAGTTACATTGAAGTAGTTCTTtctggtaaatatttttttctcaagatTAAATAGTGggattaaataattaaaaaactgTTTGACCTTAGAAAATAGTTGATAgcaacaattaaatcaatatatGATAAGCAGTTAGCAACAATCAAATCCAAATCTAAATTAGATCACATAATCTCAGGTATTTCAAATATATTCAATACCCTTACACTTTTTTAACTGATTGGtaactcctttttctttctttcttttttaaatttaattattttaataataagATGGCTGGTAGACTAAAAAGGATGGTAAATACTCTATAAGAAGTTAAATACTGATAATGTATTTTTATGCTGTTAATTTGTCTTACCTAAATTAATATAAATACCATTTCGCTTCGAAAGCGAAATGGTATTGCAGAATGttaatgcgtgattgtccaaTTGTTGAAAAAGTCTATTAGATTAGCTCAGATTTAAGAAGGTTCACAACTTTTTTCGTCACTTCTTTTGGTTTGAAGCTTTGGAGGTTAAGTATTGCAGTAAAAACTGTTGTCTGTTTATCACCTAAAACACTCTGACTTGtacaaataattaatttcattttcttcttctgcttcctttaaatccaatatatataatatattttatttttctgtttcTTCACTTTTGCATGGTACTATCACTTACTATACTTCCTTCCCTTACAAAGCTTCCATCTTTCAATTCCACCTCCTCATTCTCAATTCTACACTCTCATTCTCTCAATTCAACTCTCATTCTCAATTCTATACTCTTATTCTatcaattcaactctttttcctatctctctccctcgctttGTCTCTCTCTGCATTATTCTTTGTGTAATCTAACTGGAATTTTGATTCTTGAGactctttcttcatctttcccAGTTGTCGCTCAAATCTTCTTTGCCTTCTCTTTTCTGTGGTTAATTAAGGCTTTGCTTTTGGTGATCATGGCCAATTTGGAGGCTCAACGCTTGTAAGTTTTTACGTGTTAGATCGCCAGTTATTTTATAGCAAAAGCTACTAGGCTTCAGTGTTTTATACATACATGTTTAATGATTGATACACTTGATAATTTGTGCTTGTCTAATCTTCTTTTGATGCTTGTCGTATGTGATTTGTTCCCTTTGTTTGACCCTTTTTAATAATGCTCTCTGTTTATTTGTTTGTGTTTTCTCAGGCTTGAACATGTCATTATCGATTACATGTGTAAAAGAGGTTTCCATCAGACTGGTGAGGTATTCTTACGCGAAATCTTTGCTAATCAAAATCCAGACGGTAAGTAACTCCTTGTAATGAATTCTTTTCGTTTAATCAAATGCTAAAAACTGATCCTTTAATGTTTTAGTAATGGTTAGTGTTTACCTGAAAGGGTCACAAAATTCTTATGCTTAATTCTTACATATAACCATATGTTGGATTGCTGAtcatgttgttcttgaattttttttaataagttgAGGTCATTCTCTTTGATCGATGTGGTATATTGTAGTTACCTAATGTTGGATGTTTTTACTGTATTAACTGTCCATCGCTATCTTAGAGAGAGATGTTTGATGGAGTTGAAGTAATGACCTTTTATTTTGTGGTTCGTATCAGCTATCAAGTCTCTTGATGAAGCATTTCTGCAAGCATGGTGGGGTAAATTTTATGAAGCATACAGCTCTAGGTTCCCTGACTTTCCTGTATTGGCTGCCGAATGCTTTGATAAGGTGTTATCGATTGACATTTCTATGCACTGTTCATGTTTAACTGATTTGGAAAAAATTGCGAACTAAATGCTTGATTTATAAATTGTCAGGTCGCAGAGACTGTGGAAAACGTTGTGGCTAATAACGGTCCAGCAAATCAATTCTATTCTTCTGATCATACGGGAGTAAACATCTCTAATGTGATGCCCGTGATGCCATCACCTCAATTGATGGTATCCTCTCCTTTGATGGAATCCAGCAGTCCTGATCCTATGGACGCTATGATTTCAGATTTGATGTCAAGAGAAATACCATCAGACTTACAGTCAGAGATGAATGAAATGTATGGCATGCTTCCATTTGCAAGCAATGTTGGGTAATAGCATGTTATGTTTATTGCTAAACTGATCATTTTTGCCACATCTTGATCTATTTTACAATGCCTGCCTAGTCACTTCAACGAGGATAAAGCTTGAGCACTTGATGCAATGTGGATTTTGTTCTCTTTATTTTGTCTGATATCATTGTCTTAAGCTGCTAAGGCAACAAAACAAGATTGACCAAAATCACGTTCTTATATTGTTTGTGTATTGCTATTAATTATGACCTTCTGATATATGAAATGTCAATACTTTCTTGCAAAACTTGGCTATTAAGGCATGCTCTTTATACTAACTGCTTGGCCTgtaatatgtgatatatttttcacattatcttcaTGATCCATGCATGTTTTGTATATGAAACCATTACTTTGGTTGTCGAGTTTGCATATCGGAATCTTCTAATTCTGTATGTTGTATGTTCATGTCCTTCAGCTATCAAATGCCAACTGTTCCTCCAGAGTGGAATGCAAGAGTATGTTTACATTTCACCACACACTTGCAAgctttttaataaataattagttGAAAATAATTGACATGTTTTTATTCTTTCCAGGATGACAGACCTGACATAAACTTGGGAGGACCTGCGCAAATGGAATTAAATAATCATGCCGCTGCAAATGCTTTGCCTGCTTCACCAGAACTTTCTGATGCAGGTTTGTTTGTAATTTAGCTTTAAATATTGTGCATTTAGTTTATAGAAGTTTTTGTCTTTTGCATTGATAATGTTGGATGTTTGAACATTAAAATAATCTGCAAATACGTTGGATGTTTGAACATTAAAATAATCTGCAAATACTTTTAGCATAAACAATCTATTAGAAGGATAAATGCGCAAAGAGGACTGGCTCACTTTTAATCCCTTTTATTTTGTATTATTGTATATATCTACCATAAACATCAAAATAGTATTTCTGGGTTTCATTTCATTCTCGAGCTTAAAGGGAATATCTTTATATACTAAGATGAGGCCTGATCAGGAATACTGAATCAATCTCGGTATATATACCTCTATCACTTGGTCATTTTCGAATTGAAAAGAAGAATTGCATTGTTGAAAGATGCACATGTAGTCAGATGAAGAAGATGCAGTTTTTGCTgatatatgaaaatgttgactAGGTTTTGCTGATCCACTTGTTAGCTATCAATCCCTCCAGGACAAATTAAACATTCCTTTATTTTAGTAGGAAACTAATAACAGATGTTCTGCCGCTCTTGCTTATCAGGCTCTTCAACCAACAGCTCCTGAATGCATCAAACTGTCCATCCAAATAAAGATTGTTCGATTATTATCTTCCTTTTAAGCATGGAAACTGAGAAGAAGATATTTTGAGAAAGCTACTACTTAGTTActatatttgggaaagaaagtcGTGCGAAGAGAGAGGGATCACCTATCATccttgaaaatgatgaagaggcATGAACAATCTGTTACTTCTTGATAATACTGAATGAGCCTTTGATGCTTTTGTAATACCAGTTTTATTCGTGAGTACACCCTTAGGGTTTGGGTTGAATAACTTGTAATACAAACATTTCAAGAGGTATTAAGAGGAGTATTCAATGATAGTGATTGCTTTCTCCCAAATTATTAAATGCTTCTTGCTATTTTCTAAATCAAATAGAGTTTCGGGATAAAATTATCTTCAGGAAGTTGTTTTTGCTTTTGCTATTGGTGGAAAAAGGACGCAGTACTATTGCAGTGCACAAGTCAAAGCGTACCATGACCATTTGGATGTGGTCTTGAGTATCTAGCTTTTACCCATAAAAGTAATGGTACATTGGTGGATTCCGGCATCAGGAGCATTAAACTTGGGTTTGAAGCGATAGACTTAGTTCTAATACAAACATTTCAAGAGGTATTAAAGAGGAGTATTCAATAGTCCTTATCAGCAAACAGAAAACAGAAGGATCCACCTAAATGGGCCGACTCCTCCTAAGCGGCAGCGGCACACAAATAGCCCGTGCAGTGCCCGTAGTCCCACCTGACTACAAGCCAGCCTTCCTTTATCCCAGGTTTCCTGGCACGACCCGGTGCCTATGATGAAGCTTGCCTCAGAGGCTTAGCTTCCCTTGTGTCACCCTTTGTTGTCAAGGCTTCAGCCTTGTCTTGCTATCATACTCTTGTGGTGCATTTCATATGCTGGGTCTCGTCTATGCGCACACCTTGGTTGGCTACAGACGTGCATGTCCCTCACCTGACACTGAGCGTCGCTCCTGCACGCACAACCCAATCCTCAAGCTTTACACTTGCCCTGTGCCTTGCCCAAGTAGGGCAACTTCCAATCCTTGGCCTTTGTCATATGCGGCTTTCATAATCTGCCCATGGTCATGGCATCGGCAAACATAGCCCTCGCAATATACTTCTATCCCTCTTAGTGCAGCGTCGTCCCACGACTGCGCGTCTATGCCGACAGACCCTTGCTTGCAAAGCTGAACCCAAGTCAAGCTCACAAGTCAATACACGAGGCTCTTTAATGTGGTGCCTTGAGTACTCAATCGGCACGGAGGTCTTTAACATCCTTAAGGATAGCCCGCGGGGCATAATCAGTTCACACGTCAAGCCTTCGGGATTCGTTGTGGGCCCAACGCTGGCCCGTAGGCATGGTGCCGTCCATAGAGTTGCCTAACTCGTATGGATACCTAGGACATTCCTCTGAGATGCCTAGGCAGGCCCTTGAGGTCCTCCTTTAAGGTTGCTCACTTGGTGCGACTGGCTGGCAGCAGGCATGGGGGAGGCTGGCTGAGCTTTCAACACTTCTGCCCTCTTTATATATGCTCTTAAGAAATAAACCCAGATTCCTTCACTGGACATGCTTTTGCCATAGAATCATTATGGGCCTTTCTCATTGATCTGAACTCCAAATGAGGCACCGTTTGTTCCTAATTCTTCCTCTTGACTTCCTTCACACCTCCATGAAGTTTCATCCCATTCCCACACTCATGGAACGAGTTATAGCCTTCGGAAGCTTCAGCTATTTACGACAGACAATGCCACTGCTCCTTGGCTAAGTCAAGCCCATAGGTAAATGATCTTCAAATGATGCCAAACTTGGTAAGCACATTCCTTAACATCCTAGGAAGGGTCCTCTCACTCTAAATCCCAAGATTCCAACCATAGCTCAGAAACGCATGGGACTGACACTCAGGCTCGCACGCGGCCGATCATCGACAAGGCCCTTGGGCTTCTCCCAGAGCCTTGCTAAACTCTCTTGGCACTCTTAGGATATGCAATGCAACATATCTAGATGGTTGTTACCTCCCGCATAGTCCCTTTGCCAGATGCTCTGTCGGAAGCCCATCGTCAGCGCACGTCGCCTGCGTAGCCGACACTGGCTTGGCCCGCTCGGGGCGAGCAGGGTTACGGGCGCCAAGGCACAACGAAGGCAGCCCGTAACAAATCTCATGATATCTCCTAGAGAAGCAAGAATGGTTTAAGAACTGCGGGAGACTTCtcaactactttttttttttttaataaccgtGGTGTCTGGGCCAGCTTGTGCGCATCTCGACTAATTCCATGGTGTACCAGCTACCTCCCAAGAATTCTCAACCTGGACCTGACTTTTATTTTGTTGATCTAGTAACCATCCAAGCAGAAACTCTTGTCACAAAATCCGTCCTTCGTATCCTCTCAtgtacttcctccgtcccaaaagGATTGTCTTAGTTACTGTTTGGACAGTccaaggaatttttttttttttttttaccataattttttcgatttttttttataaatattttgaattgtaaaCTATTGTGGCttaatagtactttttatgtagtttctaaatatgtactttttatttaaaaaaataaaaataaagattcTATGTCTGAATTCACACCGAAAGTTAGTTAATTTGACCCTCTTAATCCGAAAcatgacaatctttttgggcGGAGGGAGTATCTGATCTCTCCTGCAAACAACCTTAGATAATGAAGCTCAGCTCGAAGTCCATCATAAAGTGTCTAAAAGCCGTTGTCTTTAACCTTGATCGAGTACTGCATTTTTCTCAAGATACTTTCCACTCAAGGTAACTTATTTCAAGTTTACTCGTCTGCGAGTGGTCAATTATCATTTAATGTAGGTCCTTCGAATTTCACCAAAGTCCAATTAGAAGCTCAAAGTATGTCTACGACTCTGCTAGTTGTGGGTGTGGAAAATACATAAAGTCATAAACGTCCAGTTAGGAATTCTTTATCTTTCCCtttacaattttaaaaattgtcagggctcgtttggtacgaaggataaggataaataatccctggattatatttgagatgagtttgtcccacgtttggttgggataaaatcaCGGTATAACTAATCCAGGGATTAGTTATTTCGGGATTGTAGTGTTGTTTTATCCCTATgggagggtggaataactaatcccgggataactaatcccaggaTAAGTTATCTcgggataacttgtttccaaccaaatgacTCCTTAAAAATTAATGAAGTACATACTAAAGCAGAAACCTTTTATATTTTCGTCTTATACAGGTCTTAATAAATTTGCTCAGCCAACAAGGGCTTAAATATAAAGTTATTCTGTATTAGGAAGGTAATTGCATCTTCTCCTACGAATCTTGCGACAACCATTGTATTGGATCAATGAAGAGATAATGGATTTCAAAGTGACCCATTATTTGTAATTAGCATGACCGAgatcatattttcaagaaaatggtCATAAAATCATGCTCATATAGCACTATGCTCCCTTGTGATATTCATTTGGATTACTTGTGACACCAATTTTTTTCACAAATCTCCAATCGTGCTCTTTAGCATGAATCCAACCTTTTCGAGGATGCAGAGGAGCATCATTAATAAGGGATCCCATTATGGGCGATTTGACAGTTAGATGCAGCACAAGTTGTCTTCCTCATAACTAAAAGATCCCGAACATCGGCATTCACTGCATAGCTTCATAGGATTTTTTCATTCATCTTAGCAAATCGTTTATCCTACTGACCTACCATCAATCTACAACACTAGTCCTAATAAAAGGGATCTTACTTTCTACTTTAGTTGTTCCAAATGACCTTGAACCTGTTGCCTTACATGTAAAGTAAGTTTCTTGTTCTTGTAAAATTGAAGTAAGCTAACAATGCTTCATATTGTTTTTAAAATGATATGGCGTCTTATCTACTTCTTCACATTTCAaattgtttttccttttaactTTTCTCTAGTGGTTTTAATATGGAATCATTCCAAGTATTTTAGTCTTACTAATCACGCTCTAGTCACTTTCGAACTGAACTACATAGTTGCGTCAGATttgttgagaatataattaagtaaataaaagtttgATCTCTCTAatagcttaagcttttagatgaaatGGCCACACATTTCAACAAGATTGAATGTGCCTAAATAGCTTTTCTCCTTCTCCTAGGAATCCTATCTTGGAATGCAAGCTCAAGGAAGCAATAAATGTTATGAGGGCTTGGGAATAGGGTTTTTTTTGGAGGAGAGAAAGTTTGTAGGTTGGAAATTTATAGGTTATGTATTGATCATAAAGTATAGAATAGAAGTATCTTCCTACCGATAGTTCTTTCTTATAAAAGGATTTATATTGGGAATCAGCTGAAGCGTATCTGAAGTAAGTCATTTTTAGTGGGAAAAAAGATTTATGGCTTAGGTTATCTCTCATTCCCTCTCCTCACTCATACATATTTTAGAACTAAAACTTTCAATACTTAAGGCTAAGCGATGGACTTCGAATTTACTATTTATAAAATGAGGTATGTTAAATAGCCAATATTAGGTTGATTCAATCAAGGTGTCGTGCTGTAACTATTTTAATATACAAGTTTAAGGAACAGGGTGTTGCTCCAGAATGATAAACTGGTAAGTTGTCGCTTAGAATGATGTATTGGTGAGTCATGCTACCTTGATAAGAGTATTACCTGGACTATATGCGGTAAGAGCTTAATTGTTTCCATTTATTCTTTAACCAGCCTAAGTTTCCAAATTGAGTTTCTTGACCTTGATCACACAACTGGGCTTATAAGCACTAGCCCAATACGATGAATCACTAGTATGATGTTCACTATGGTTGTTTAACAAGTGCTTCTACTGCACATGTGTGGCACCTGCTTGCCCAATATAAGACAAGTAAGGATGTTCAACCTCCTCAAAGAAGTGATGGCCTTGGTACATCTTTAAATTGCCATTGTTCAAGTTCACATCAAAGGAAGTTTCCCCGTGGCATCATCAGCCAGTGTAGTATCAGAAGTAGCAGAACAAGGATGTTTCACTTCATCACTCGATTAACCATATGGATCACATTACTATGGGAAGCTATAGATAATACTCGACTACAAAAGTCTGAATTTtgaaaaagtgaagatgaagGTCTTAATAGATAATAAATGTGGTTTCCCTAAAAGTTCAGATCCTTTACTAGCAGCTGTTCTTAGAAATTGAAGCTCAAAAGATGAGGTAAGATACAGGTATGATGGATAAGTCCAAGTCAGTTATGACTTGTGACGAAAAGGATATACTAAGAAACTGTTCTAAAGAATATATACATGTAAACCAAATTAAACTTTTGCCTTCCCCTAGCCAACAGCCTCTCCGATCActcaattattttttccttatttagaAAAAGGGTGTTTGTCATGTTacctgtttcaaaaaaaaaaaaaaaaaaggtgtttgTCGATTATGAGTCGTACTTCAACTTGTCTACATATATTCGAATTTAGCTCTACTCCGATTGATATTTGAGCTTAAGTTTGAACTCAACTTTGTAATACTAGCCCAAGGATGAACAACTAAGCCCGGCTTTGATCAAACTACACCTGTGATATCTATCGTTGACTCCCGTGGCCTTAGTGATTATGCCAATGGCTAGTGAGAAATTACATTTAGTAAAATCATTACATCTAAGATTATATATATGACACACTTCCCCATTCGGGTAAGGATGCAAGTTGCAGGTTGAAGCATGAAAAGGATGAACATATGGCAGTTTAGGAATAAGATCCACCAAAGTATGCGTCAGAGGCATTCAGTAAAGTTcttaaaatataactttgatacaatGCATTTTCTCTTTGCATCTTTTTGTCTTTTGGTTTTTGAAGATGATCCTCTGTATGTGCAATTAATTTCCGTTGACTTGTTGCCCAAGATTTAATTACTGTGGTTTCTTAGTTCTTGTTCCAGTTTCAATTTGAAGTTCAATTCATTATCAATTGGAAGTTGTCACAGCAAAAGTCCCTAGGCAAACTAACATGGAAGGAAGTATGAAATGAACAGACACGTGGCATTTTTATGCACTTTTAgatcttatctttttttttttttttttttttttttttttttaattttaagtttCCTTTTGATCATCTTTTTGCATTGTATCTGTTGATCtccttatctttctttttaaaattttaaattttcttttgatcTTATGTTTGCATTGTACCTACAGGGTACAACGGATCTCTCCAACAAGGATGGCCATCTGTTGTGAGTACCTTGAACTTTTGCATCAATAGCAATGTATAGTCCGTTATGTTTGGGGCAACTTTTAGTTAATTCATTCCTTTCATATTCAACCCAGGGAGTTGGCTCAATTCCCCGTCATTAGCCATCATGTTGAACGTCCCAGTGTAATAGTGCCAACTCAAAAGGGACATTCTGAGAACTACATCCTTTCCCCAACAGGATAATGTAGCAAATCAAACATTAGATATGCTCAAACACCCTGCCCCTGCAAGTTCTGGTGAATTCTTTCAATTGCTCACTCAAGCTGACTTGAGTGTAAATGTAAGTTGAATACTCAAGAAACCATTTTGCTCCTAGGGATTAGCATGCTGCAACTATTTTAGACCATGaatgatttttcaaaattttctggTCTTTGAAATCTCTTTGTAAAACCTTGTACATCAAGTTATTATTAGTCAAAATAAGAACCGTGAATTAAAACTCAACTTTAAAAGGAGGAACCCATGTAGCAGAAAGACAAAAGAGGCAAAAAATTTCTGAgtatttgagggacaaaataaATCTAGGCTATCCTACTATACCGATGTTGTTGAAATTTACTTTCAGTTACTGTAGTAATTATTTTAGTATAATAAGTTGCTTTAGGATTAGGATGAATCTACTTTTTTTGAATTCTAAATCTCTATTGGATAGATTACGTTTGTTGAGATATTCTaaatcttttgaaattttgttatGCAGATTATGTTTCCAAGTTGACTATTTAAACCCTCCTATGCTTATTTTTCCTGctttactttttcttcttctgacATTTAACAGATTCTTGGTGATACAAATCAAAGAATCCCGGAGAATTTAACAGCTGACCAGCAAATAATAGCTCCTAGAGGAGGAATTGTTAGAAGTTCTGGAAAGCAACCTGCAGAGCAGAGCAGAAAGAGGAAAACTCCAATGAGTTCTCGGGAATCGGTAAGATCATTTTTCTGCATTTACTTCTTAAAGGCCTACATGTGCCGGTGATTCCATCATTGTTTTTGGGGACTGGACTTCCCTTTCTTAGTAGGCTTTTGGCCATGCGATTTGGGAGCCTGATTTcatttgatttcaaatcagcGTTTGTTTATAAAATctgcacaaaatttcaacttcatctagatcatgatttgaaatcccaaattctCCGAAAAGTAAGATTTggaattccaaatcatgatttcaatttttttggacCAATGAATCTTTGTCAAATTATTTCAATTTGAAAGCTTGTAATAGCATGTAAGTGCAAACATTTATTTGTAAAAACATGGAGATATGCCATCTATAATGCGGCACCTTAGGATATTCCGATACC
It includes:
- the LOC132031219 gene encoding uncharacterized protein LOC132031219 isoform X1, producing MVLSLTILPSLTKLPSFNSTSSFSILHSHSLNSTLILNSILLFYQFNSFSYLSPSLCLSLHYSLCNLTGILILETLSSSFPVVAQIFFAFSFLWLIKALLLVIMANLEAQRLLEHVIIDYMCKRGFHQTGEVFLREIFANQNPDAIKSLDEAFLQAWWGKFYEAYSSRFPDFPVLAAECFDKVAETVENVVANNGPANQFYSSDHTGVNISNVMPVMPSPQLMVSSPLMESSSPDPMDAMISDLMSREIPSDLQSEMNEMYGMLPFASNVGYQMPTVPPEWNARDDRPDINLGGPAQMELNNHAAANALPASPELSDAGYNGSLQQGWPSVDNVANQTLDMLKHPAPASSGEFFQLLTQADLSVNILGDTNQRIPENLTADQQIIAPRGGIVRSSGKQPAEQSRKRKTPMSSRESASILKRFVTFTQRASSYIATLIRSCVGLGR
- the LOC132031219 gene encoding uncharacterized protein LOC132031219 isoform X3; this translates as MVLSLTILPSLTKLPSFNSTSSFSILHSHSLNSTLILNSILLFYQFNSFSYLSPSLCLSLHYSLCNLTGILILETLSSSFPVVAQIFFAFSFLWLIKALLLVIMANLEAQRLLEHVIIDYMCKRGFHQTGEVFLREIFANQNPDAIKSLDEAFLQAWWGKFYEAYSSRFPDFPVLAAECFDKVAETVENVVANNGPANQFYSSDHTGVNISNVMPVMPSPQLMVSSPLMESSSPDPMDAMISDLMSREIPSDLQSEMNEMYGMLPFASNVGYQMPTVPPEWNARDDRPDINLGGPAQMELNNHAAANALPASPELSDAGYNGSLQQGWPSVILGDTNQRIPENLTADQQIIAPRGGIVRSSGKQPAEQSRKRKTPMSSRESASILKRFVTFTQRASSYIATLIRSCVGLGR
- the LOC132031219 gene encoding uncharacterized protein LOC132031219 isoform X2, producing MVLSLTILPSLTKLPSFNSTSSFSILHSHSLNSTLILNSILLFYQFNSFSYLSPSLCLSLHYSLCNLTGILILETLSSSFPVVAQIFFAFSFLWLIKALLLVIMANLEAQRLLEHVIIDYMCKRGFHQTGEVFLREIFANQNPDAIKSLDEAFLQAWWGKFYEAYSSRFPDFPVLAAECFDKVAETVENVVANNGPANQFYSSDHTGVNISNVMPVMPSPQLMVSSPLMESSSPDPMDAMISDLMSREIPSDLQSEMNEMYGMLPFASNVGYQMPTVPPEWNARDDRPDINLGGPAQMELNNHAAANALPASPELSDAGYNGSLQQGWPSVDNVANQTLDMLKHPAPASSGEFFQLLTQADLSVNILGDTNQRIPENLTADQQIIAPRGGIVRSSGKQPAEQSRKRKTPMSSRESVEKEIATDAGFAASARTQAKRKAR